One stretch of Mustelus asterias chromosome 21, sMusAst1.hap1.1, whole genome shotgun sequence DNA includes these proteins:
- the cnr2 gene encoding cannabinoid receptor 2 → MDDNSSILFNSTITTTVSYDETTKKPCDHMDMECFMILTDGQSKAIAALCLTVGPFTVLANILVLYIVLFTPQLRRRPSYLFITSLASADLCASINFMYSFVSFHVFRHHDKDYIFLFKLGGVIASFSASVGSLLLTAIDRYICIHKPSEYRTILTRRRAVICLLVTWSVAVFIAFLPLMGWNCINYKSHCCELFPLVDKSYLACWIMLITFLLVLIIYAYIHILWKAHVHSVYMEKQKEGRKGQVKMGHRRMDIKLAKTLGLILVILTVCWSPVLTLMIYDLFAKVDNDTKKVFAFFCMLCWLNSTVNPIIYALRSKDMRIVLLNILSRQKRQLPSLEGSAESDGHFKNNNTIVTISSSAEQCKIANSKNHL, encoded by the coding sequence ATGGATGACAATAGTTCCATTCTGTTTAATTCAACTATAACGACAACAGTTTCTTATGATGAGACCACTAAAAAGCCGTGCGACCACATGGACATGGAATGCTTCATGATTCTTACAGATGGCCAAAGTAAAGCAATTGCTGCATTGTGTCTGACAGTGGGACCATTTACTGTTTTGGCAAACATTTTAGTTTTATACATCGTTCTCTTTACCCCACAACTCCGACGTCGACCCTCTTACTTGTTCATAACTAGCCTTGCATCTGCTGACCTCTGCGCAAGCATCAATTTTATGTACAGTTTTGTCAGCTTCCACGTTTTCAGGCACCATGACAAAGATTACATTTTCCTGTTTAAACTTGGAGGTGTCATTGCATCTTTCTCAGCTTCGGTGGGCAGTTTGTTGCTCACTGCCATTGACAGATATATATGCATTCATAAGCCTTCTGAATATAGGACAATTTTAACAAGGAGAAGAGCAGTGATCTGCCTCCTAGTCACATGGTCAGTTGCTGTTTTTATAGCTTTTCTTCCTTTGATGGGATGGAATTGCATTAACTACAAAAGTCATTGCTGTGAGCTGTTTCCTCTGGTGGATAAAAGCTATTTAGCTTGCTGGATTATGTTAATAACTTTCTTGCTAGTTTTAATAATTTATGCCTACATACATATTCTGTGGAAAGCACATGTTCATTCAGTCTACATGGAGAAACAGAAAGAAGGAAGGAAAGGGCAGGTAAAAATGGGACACAGACGTATGGATATTAAACTTGCCAAAACACTGGGCTTAATATTAGTAATTCTGACTGTTTGTTGGTCTCCGGTCTTGACTCTGATGATATATGATCTATTTGCCAAGGTAGACAATGACACCAAAAAGGTATTTGCTTTTTTCTGCATGCTGTGTTGGTTAAATTCTACTGTGAACCCCATCATTTATGCTCTAAGAAGCAAAGATATGCGCATTGTATTATTAAATATCTTGTCTAGGCAGAAGAGACAGCTACCATCTCTGGAGGGCAGCGCAGAGTCAGATGGCCACTTTAAAAACAACAATACAATTGTGACCATCTCTTCGTCAGCTGAGCAATGCAAAATTGCCAATTCTAAGAATCATCTTTAA